In a genomic window of Thalassotalea piscium:
- a CDS encoding S9 family peptidase yields the protein MKKTVGIGMLALVFIQACSQSTSSLTKHSATNIMKSESAPIAKRVDHLMEIHDHQRNDPYYWLRDDSREDPEMLAYLNAENNYTQTKLAHTQTLQNILFKEMTSRLEPNDASVPVLDKGYWYSSIFQQGKDYRIIVRQKGSLAAPKEVLIDQNIRAQGHDYYNLGDRKVSPNQKLLAIAEDTVSRRLYNIRIKDIASDTYYPEVLSNASANIVWANDNKTLFYVKKDPETLLPYQVYRHTLGTSPEQDVLVYQEDDNTFYTYIYKTRSDNFIAIGLSSTMNSETLLLDAEHPTQAPKTLLARSKDHLYRADHINDYFYIHTNKNALNGKIVRVHQSKIGDITQWQTVLKHNDDTLIQDLDLFDNFFTTNERINGLEKLRIRDYQGNLVQEISFTDEAYSSYLSNNPDPTSEKIRYYYSSMTTPNSVFEYDTNTQKSTLLKQDKVLGVFDPSDYQSKRILITARDGAKIPVSLVYRKSLFSHNATNPMLVYGYGSYGSTNDPSFSISRLSLLDRGFVYAIAHIRGSKMLGEKWYEDGKKLTKMNSFTDFIDVTKGLIAQQYADPNKVYASGRSAGGLLMGAVVNMAPELYHGVLAGVPFVDVVTTMLDETIPLTTGEYDEWGNPNDKQFYDYMLSYSPYDQVSRQAYPNMLVTTGLHDSQVQYYEPAKWVAKLRAMKTDDNLLLLDTDMEVGHGGKSGRYKSFLDIAKQYSFILSLAGVDK from the coding sequence ATGAAAAAAACAGTAGGCATCGGTATGCTCGCGCTTGTATTTATTCAAGCATGTAGTCAATCAACCTCATCGCTCACTAAGCACTCGGCAACCAATATAATGAAATCTGAATCAGCCCCAATTGCTAAACGAGTTGACCATCTAATGGAAATTCATGATCACCAGCGTAACGATCCTTATTATTGGTTACGTGACGACAGCCGTGAAGACCCAGAAATGCTAGCGTATTTAAATGCAGAAAATAACTATACTCAAACCAAGTTAGCGCATACACAAACATTGCAAAATATTTTATTTAAGGAAATGACCAGCCGCTTAGAGCCCAATGATGCATCAGTTCCTGTCTTAGATAAGGGCTATTGGTACTCAAGTATCTTTCAACAGGGCAAAGACTATAGAATAATTGTTAGACAAAAGGGTAGTTTAGCTGCCCCCAAAGAAGTGCTTATCGATCAGAATATTCGCGCACAAGGTCATGACTATTATAATTTAGGTGATCGTAAGGTTAGCCCAAACCAGAAATTACTCGCAATTGCAGAAGACACGGTTAGTAGACGTTTATATAATATTCGTATTAAAGATATAGCTTCAGATACGTATTACCCCGAGGTATTGTCAAATGCTTCCGCAAATATAGTTTGGGCTAACGATAATAAAACCCTCTTTTACGTAAAAAAAGATCCTGAAACACTTCTTCCTTATCAAGTTTATCGCCACACACTCGGCACAAGCCCTGAACAAGACGTTTTAGTTTACCAAGAAGACGATAACACCTTTTACACCTACATTTATAAAACACGCTCTGATAACTTTATTGCTATCGGTTTAAGTTCAACCATGAATAGCGAAACGTTATTGCTTGATGCTGAACACCCCACCCAAGCACCAAAAACGTTATTAGCCAGATCAAAAGACCATCTATACCGTGCTGATCATATTAATGACTACTTTTATATTCACACGAATAAAAATGCCCTAAATGGAAAGATAGTGCGGGTCCATCAAAGCAAAATTGGTGATATCACCCAATGGCAAACTGTACTTAAACACAACGATGACACCCTTATTCAAGATTTAGATTTATTCGATAATTTTTTTACAACAAATGAACGAATCAATGGGCTAGAAAAGTTAAGAATAAGAGATTATCAGGGTAATCTGGTGCAAGAAATATCGTTTACAGATGAGGCTTATTCTAGCTATCTTAGTAACAACCCTGATCCAACGAGTGAGAAGATTAGGTATTACTATAGTAGTATGACAACACCAAACTCTGTTTTTGAATACGATACCAACACACAAAAAAGTACATTATTAAAACAAGATAAAGTGTTAGGTGTGTTTGATCCTTCTGACTACCAAAGTAAACGTATTTTGATCACAGCAAGAGATGGCGCAAAAATACCAGTGTCACTTGTTTACCGTAAAAGCCTATTCTCTCACAATGCAACTAACCCAATGTTAGTTTACGGCTATGGGTCTTATGGCTCAACAAATGATCCAAGCTTTTCAATTTCCCGCTTAAGTCTGCTCGATCGCGGTTTTGTGTATGCTATAGCTCATATCCGCGGCAGTAAAATGCTGGGTGAAAAATGGTATGAAGATGGTAAGAAGTTGACCAAGATGAACAGTTTTACTGATTTTATCGATGTAACTAAAGGGTTAATTGCACAACAATATGCCGACCCGAACAAAGTATACGCCAGTGGAAGAAGTGCTGGGGGATTACTCATGGGCGCAGTCGTTAATATGGCACCTGAGCTATACCATGGCGTGCTCGCAGGTGTTCCATTTGTTGATGTGGTAACGACAATGTTAGATGAGACTATCCCTCTTACAACCGGCGAATACGATGAATGGGGCAACCCCAACGACAAACAGTTTTATGACTATATGTTGTCATATTCGCCTTACGACCAAGTTAGTCGTCAGGCCTACCCTAATATGTTAGTGACAACTGGCTTACATGATTCACAAGTACAATACTATGAACCAGCAAAATGGGTTGCAAAATTAAGAGCAATGAAAACTGATGATAATTTATTACTGTTAGATACAGATATGGAAGTTGGTCACGGAGGGAAATCAGGCCGATATAAAAGCTTTCTAGATATTGCAAAGCAGTATAGCTTTATTTTAAGTTTAGCGGGTGTTGATAAATAA
- a CDS encoding DUF2956 domain-containing protein: MKNKVSTETQEQAMKVAKATQKKGQTKEQTKLIAQGIEKGIAEFKKQQSKKLRERDKQRKKVVKSQKEITAELPQEKAGFNVSKVLPWLLLAVSWLGFIIFIPTFM, translated from the coding sequence ATGAAAAATAAAGTATCAACCGAAACACAAGAGCAAGCGATGAAAGTAGCTAAAGCGACCCAAAAAAAAGGGCAAACGAAAGAGCAAACAAAACTCATCGCACAAGGTATTGAAAAAGGTATTGCCGAGTTTAAAAAGCAGCAAAGTAAAAAATTACGAGAAAGAGATAAGCAACGCAAAAAAGTAGTGAAAAGCCAAAAAGAGATAACTGCTGAATTACCCCAAGAAAAAGCGGGATTTAACGTAAGTAAAGTGCTTCCTTGGTTGTTATTAGCAGTAAGTTGGTTAGGTTTTATTATTTTTATCCCTACATTTATGTAG
- the tnpC gene encoding IS66 family transposase, with product MNTKTKLHQRIAQLERLLAEKDARLLFLEEQFRLAQQKQFGKSGEGFAGQGELFNEAEEIAVLAETEQQDISYRRNKPKRKPLPKDLPREVVVHDISDAEKVCVCCHAQLHKIGEDITEKLDFIPAQVKVIEHVRPKYACRECEKTGTSNPIKQALMPVSPIPKGIATASLLSQLITSKYQYGLPLYRQESLFKQYGIALSRQTMSDWMLKSAALFPPLIKRLKEELRKQAVIHADETTVNVIKSDKIKSYMWLYCTGTDSPMPTSSIPNIILYDYHDSRAGRCVVDYLDGYSGYLQVDGYQAYHQTQATLVGCWAHARRKFIEAKQAQPKGKSGKADVALSYIQKLYGIESRFKNTTPEETYEARQTQAKPILDKLHGWFTQQNVLPKNKLGEAITYLSNQWPKLVGYLEDGRLSIDNNRAERAIKSFVIGRKNWLFSQTANGADASAALYSIIETAKANGLVPFDYVKQCLEELCKPHPDIDAILPWNIKR from the coding sequence ATGAATACCAAGACTAAACTTCACCAACGTATTGCTCAGTTAGAGCGGTTATTAGCAGAAAAAGACGCACGTTTACTGTTCCTTGAAGAGCAGTTTCGCCTAGCGCAGCAAAAACAATTCGGTAAAAGTGGTGAAGGCTTTGCAGGTCAAGGGGAATTGTTCAACGAGGCGGAAGAAATCGCTGTGCTTGCTGAAACTGAGCAACAAGACATCAGCTATCGCCGTAATAAACCAAAGCGTAAACCCTTACCGAAAGACTTACCACGGGAAGTGGTGGTGCATGATATTAGCGACGCTGAGAAAGTGTGCGTTTGTTGTCATGCTCAATTACATAAAATCGGTGAAGACATCACTGAAAAACTAGACTTCATCCCGGCACAAGTCAAAGTTATTGAACATGTTCGCCCTAAATACGCGTGTCGTGAATGCGAAAAAACAGGCACTAGCAACCCGATTAAACAAGCGTTGATGCCAGTAAGTCCTATCCCTAAAGGCATTGCTACTGCAAGTTTACTGAGTCAACTCATTACCAGTAAATATCAATATGGTTTGCCTCTTTATCGCCAAGAATCATTATTCAAACAATACGGTATCGCGCTCAGTCGCCAAACAATGAGTGATTGGATGCTCAAATCAGCAGCGTTATTTCCCCCGCTCATCAAACGGCTTAAGGAAGAATTACGAAAACAAGCAGTGATACATGCCGATGAGACTACGGTCAATGTCATCAAGTCTGACAAAATAAAAAGTTACATGTGGTTGTATTGCACGGGCACGGATTCCCCCATGCCCACTAGTTCAATCCCAAATATTATCTTATACGATTATCATGATAGCCGTGCAGGTCGCTGCGTGGTTGATTATCTCGACGGCTATTCGGGCTACCTTCAAGTTGATGGTTATCAAGCCTATCATCAAACCCAAGCAACCTTAGTGGGTTGTTGGGCACATGCGCGGCGTAAATTCATTGAAGCCAAACAAGCACAACCCAAAGGAAAAAGTGGTAAAGCTGATGTGGCGCTAAGTTATATTCAAAAATTGTACGGTATTGAATCGCGTTTTAAAAATACAACTCCAGAAGAGACTTACGAGGCTCGCCAAACTCAAGCCAAACCGATACTAGATAAATTACACGGTTGGTTTACTCAACAAAATGTGTTGCCCAAAAACAAATTAGGTGAAGCTATCACGTATCTGAGTAATCAGTGGCCAAAATTGGTGGGTTACCTCGAAGACGGTCGCTTGAGCATCGACAATAATCGTGCAGAGCGGGCAATAAAGTCCTTCGTTATCGGACGTAAAAATTGGTTGTTTAGCCAAACCGCTAACGGTGCCGATGCGAGTGCTGCACTGTATAGTATTATCGAAACCGCTAAAGCTAATGGCTTAGTTCCATTTGATTATGTCAAGCAATGTCTTGAAGAGTTATGTAAACCACACCCTGATATTGACGCAATATTGCCGTGGAACATCAAGCGTTAG
- the efpL gene encoding elongation factor P-like protein EfpL — MPKASEIKKNAAIEYNGKVFIVRDIERSVPQGRAGGSLYRMRMYDVVTGGKTDETFKADEMINFADLSRRASMFSYLDGEEYVFMDNEDYTPYNINKESIAEEVLFINEETQGLQVILVDGTPVGVDLPSSVELDIIETDPSIKGGSATARTKPAILSTGLTVQVPEHISVGDKIKINTEEKKFMGRADK; from the coding sequence GTGCCAAAAGCAAGTGAAATAAAGAAGAACGCCGCCATTGAGTATAATGGAAAAGTGTTTATTGTAAGAGATATTGAGCGTTCAGTACCGCAAGGGCGTGCAGGTGGCAGTTTATATAGAATGCGTATGTACGATGTGGTCACCGGTGGCAAAACTGATGAAACATTCAAAGCTGATGAAATGATTAATTTTGCAGATTTAAGCCGTAGAGCGTCAATGTTCTCCTATCTAGATGGCGAAGAATATGTGTTTATGGATAACGAAGACTATACGCCATACAACATTAATAAAGAAAGCATTGCTGAAGAAGTGCTTTTTATTAATGAAGAAACGCAGGGCTTACAAGTGATTCTTGTTGATGGGACGCCAGTAGGTGTTGATTTACCTTCAAGTGTTGAATTAGACATTATTGAAACTGACCCGTCAATTAAAGGTGGTTCAGCAACAGCGAGAACAAAGCCTGCAATTTTATCAACAGGTTTAACCGTTCAAGTACCTGAGCATATCTCAGTGGGCGATAAAATTAAAATTAACACAGAAGAAAAGAAATTCATGGGAAGAGCTGATAAATAG
- a CDS encoding M14 family metallopeptidase, with product MTKTVYPIGTSGKKWGKEEKQQWLSQQTIKRSYSEQVITKINGLNNVFEIVQYGALSYDEVRYPLFILKSPNWDEKKPTALVTGGVHGYETSGVQGAIRFAEIESANYSSHFNLLIAPCLSPWGYETINRWNPNADDPNRSFYPSSPAQESALLMDYIASLGCDINVHIDLHETTDTDNSEFRPALAARDAVVHSNWNIPDGFYLVGNSTKPEPEFQQAIIDSVEKITHIAPADDQNRLIGVTLAQKGVINYAARELGLCMGFTNADYVTTTEVYPDSPRSDEERCILAQVAAVTGALNFVIAKS from the coding sequence ATGACAAAAACAGTATATCCAATAGGAACCTCCGGCAAAAAATGGGGTAAAGAAGAAAAGCAGCAATGGCTTTCTCAACAAACCATTAAACGTAGTTATTCAGAACAAGTGATTACAAAGATTAACGGGCTTAATAATGTATTTGAAATAGTGCAATATGGTGCGCTTTCTTATGATGAAGTGCGTTACCCTCTTTTTATTTTAAAGTCACCGAACTGGGATGAGAAAAAACCAACCGCTTTGGTTACAGGCGGAGTTCATGGTTATGAAACAAGCGGTGTACAAGGTGCTATTCGCTTTGCTGAAATTGAAAGTGCAAACTATTCTTCGCATTTTAATCTATTAATTGCTCCTTGTTTGAGCCCTTGGGGTTACGAAACCATTAATCGTTGGAACCCAAATGCAGACGATCCAAATCGGTCTTTTTATCCTTCAAGCCCTGCTCAAGAGTCTGCTTTATTAATGGATTATATCGCTTCGTTAGGTTGTGATATTAATGTTCATATAGATTTACATGAAACTACCGATACTGACAATTCTGAGTTTAGGCCAGCGCTAGCAGCCAGAGATGCGGTGGTACACTCCAATTGGAACATACCCGATGGTTTCTACTTAGTTGGCAATAGCACAAAACCTGAACCTGAATTTCAGCAAGCAATTATCGACTCGGTTGAGAAAATTACGCATATTGCACCAGCTGATGATCAAAATAGATTAATAGGCGTTACATTAGCGCAAAAAGGTGTAATAAACTATGCCGCTCGTGAATTAGGGCTTTGTATGGGGTTCACGAATGCAGACTACGTGACTACAACAGAGGTTTATCCTGACAGCCCAAGGTCAGATGAAGAGCGTTGTATTTTAGCGCAAGTGGCTGCCGTTACTGGCGCGTTAAATTTTGTGATCGCAAAAAGTTAA
- a CDS encoding LysR substrate-binding domain-containing protein: MAKTTPPLHLLTIFEASARHESFKIASDELFITPSAVSHQIKTLETYIGFPLFVRKSRGVSLNAAGKMYFSYVQQALTLIDTGTKKVKNKFSTPSLKINTFPTMASNVIIPQLNLFQTAHPEIDIRLATSMNLVDLRDEEFDLAIRVGHGNATNAINQKLLDIKITAVCSPEFAQQHQLNDVNQITKVPLIDLSYMDNIWQKWADAANIKETNFKHSLTFDNYDATLHAAEQGLGLALAMMPIENSLIERKVLVSPFKQIIPFQLSLYAIYREEDNNRHDIQCFLSWLIKSPNMKPLKNT, from the coding sequence ATGGCAAAAACTACACCTCCACTCCATTTATTAACTATTTTTGAAGCAAGCGCTCGCCATGAGAGTTTCAAAATAGCAAGTGATGAATTATTTATTACACCTTCAGCAGTAAGCCATCAAATTAAAACGCTTGAAACTTATATTGGTTTTCCGCTGTTTGTTCGTAAAAGTAGAGGTGTTAGTTTAAATGCTGCCGGCAAAATGTACTTTTCTTATGTACAACAAGCATTAACCTTAATTGATACTGGTACAAAAAAAGTTAAAAACAAATTTTCAACACCAAGCTTAAAAATCAATACATTTCCTACAATGGCGAGTAATGTCATTATTCCTCAACTCAATTTATTCCAAACTGCACACCCTGAAATAGACATAAGGCTTGCTACCAGTATGAATTTGGTCGATTTGCGTGATGAGGAGTTTGATCTTGCCATAAGAGTAGGACATGGCAACGCAACAAATGCTATTAATCAAAAATTGCTAGACATAAAAATTACAGCCGTTTGCTCTCCCGAGTTCGCACAACAGCATCAACTTAATGATGTAAACCAGATTACAAAAGTGCCGCTAATTGACTTGTCATACATGGATAATATTTGGCAAAAATGGGCTGATGCTGCCAATATTAAAGAAACTAACTTTAAACATAGCTTAACCTTTGATAACTATGACGCCACTTTACATGCTGCAGAGCAGGGATTAGGTTTGGCCCTAGCGATGATGCCAATTGAAAACTCATTGATTGAAAGAAAGGTATTAGTAAGCCCATTTAAACAAATCATTCCATTCCAACTATCCCTTTACGCAATTTATCGCGAAGAAGATAACAACAGACATGATATTCAATGCTTTTTGAGCTGGTTAATTAAATCGCCAAATATGAAGCCATTAAAAAACACATAA
- the trhA gene encoding PAQR family membrane homeostasis protein TrhA, whose product MTSQLSQYSPAEELANAISHGLGALLSVIALILLVSIAAASGDWIKTASFAVYGSSLILLFLASTLYHGLNNLNAKRIFKLVDHCAIYVLIAGTYTPLTLITLKGNLGLSMFILVWGIALAGIFFKLIYGTKYRLLSVATYLGMGFISLAVIKDLYQSLAIEGLVLLGSGGLVYTLGVYFYLNKNIPYNHAIWHLFVLGGAACHFFMIWFYV is encoded by the coding sequence ATGACAAGCCAACTCTCTCAATACTCTCCCGCCGAAGAACTCGCAAATGCCATTAGCCATGGTTTGGGAGCTTTGCTCAGTGTAATAGCCCTAATATTACTTGTTAGCATAGCAGCAGCTAGCGGAGACTGGATAAAAACCGCTAGTTTTGCTGTTTATGGCTCAAGTCTAATTTTGCTATTTCTTGCTTCAACCTTGTATCACGGACTAAATAATTTAAATGCAAAACGAATATTCAAGCTCGTTGACCATTGTGCAATTTATGTGCTTATTGCGGGTACTTACACACCTCTCACTCTAATTACCCTTAAAGGTAATTTGGGTCTAAGTATGTTTATTTTAGTTTGGGGAATAGCTTTAGCAGGCATTTTCTTTAAATTAATATATGGCACTAAATATAGACTATTGTCTGTAGCGACCTATTTAGGAATGGGTTTTATATCACTTGCTGTGATCAAAGATCTTTATCAAAGCCTAGCAATTGAAGGATTAGTATTATTGGGCTCAGGCGGCTTAGTATATACACTTGGTGTATATTTTTATCTTAATAAAAATATTCCATACAACCATGCAATTTGGCATTTATTTGTATTAGGTGGCGCCGCTTGTCACTTTTTTATGATTTGGTTTTATGTATAA
- a CDS encoding VF530 family DNA-binding protein, translating to MNTIDEQLNNPLHGLKLETLLNELVSHYGFEILAEYTNINCFKNKPSIASSLKFLKKTEWAREKMERFYLYTYKNLPKADDAQYEITPRKRIIPAHHQPREPKVLLPGEAPPPKESSRFNTRNEKSISSRHSKSSRFNKADNKTEHTNATPANPYANAPK from the coding sequence ATGAATACTATCGACGAACAATTAAATAACCCTTTACATGGCCTAAAGCTTGAGACGTTGTTAAATGAGCTTGTTTCGCATTACGGTTTTGAAATTTTAGCAGAGTACACCAATATTAATTGTTTCAAAAATAAGCCATCTATCGCCTCTAGTCTTAAATTCCTCAAGAAAACCGAATGGGCGCGTGAAAAGATGGAACGATTTTATTTATATACTTATAAAAACTTACCTAAAGCCGATGATGCTCAATACGAAATAACACCAAGAAAAAGGATTATTCCAGCACACCATCAACCAAGAGAGCCTAAAGTGTTGTTACCAGGTGAAGCGCCTCCACCAAAAGAAAGCAGCAGATTTAATACTAGAAATGAAAAGTCTATTAGCAGTAGGCATAGTAAATCTTCTCGCTTTAATAAAGCAGATAACAAAACAGAACATACTAATGCGACTCCAGCAAACCCTTACGCTAATGCGCCAAAATAA
- a CDS encoding PBPRA1643 family SWIM/SEC-C metal-binding motif protein, with amino-acid sequence MSKFFYRGTPDVMGKYGKQGYQPKNSVKLGTKANPLSLTVNSEERKLALEHTLSEHQLIGNIELNTDAQENISELEFALNKPTTQRFDETPERNDPCTCGSGKKYKKCCG; translated from the coding sequence ATGTCTAAATTTTTTTATAGAGGCACGCCCGATGTGATGGGTAAGTATGGAAAACAAGGCTACCAACCTAAAAACAGCGTTAAGTTAGGAACTAAAGCGAACCCATTATCGTTAACCGTAAATAGCGAAGAGCGAAAATTAGCGTTAGAGCATACATTGTCTGAGCATCAATTAATTGGCAATATTGAACTTAACACTGATGCCCAGGAAAATATTTCAGAGTTGGAGTTTGCTTTAAACAAACCAACAACACAACGATTTGATGAAACTCCAGAGCGAAATGACCCTTGTACATGTGGTAGTGGTAAAAAATATAAAAAGTGCTGCGGTTAA
- the tnpA gene encoding IS66 family insertion sequence element accessory protein TnpA gives MTRRTLDDWTKLIEQQAQSGLSILAFCRQHLIPTSNFYKYRHKIEHLNQTSGFVKAKVATKVTTQPADATIHIVFGDTRLTLPHHCEPTWLAELIKALHA, from the coding sequence ATGACCCGAAGAACGTTAGATGATTGGACGAAACTTATTGAACAACAAGCCCAAAGTGGCTTATCTATTCTTGCTTTTTGTAGGCAACACCTGATACCTACGTCAAATTTTTATAAATACCGACATAAAATTGAACACCTCAATCAAACATCGGGTTTTGTAAAAGCTAAGGTAGCAACAAAGGTAACAACTCAACCTGCCGATGCAACAATACACATAGTCTTTGGCGACACAAGGTTAACGCTACCTCATCATTGCGAACCAACATGGTTAGCTGAACTTATTAAAGCGTTACACGCATGA
- the tnpB gene encoding IS66 family insertion sequence element accessory protein TnpB (TnpB, as the term is used for proteins encoded by IS66 family insertion elements, is considered an accessory protein, since TnpC, encoded by a neighboring gene, is a DDE family transposase.), which translates to MKMFVDVPDVYLHRQFVDFRKSINGLSALLDSELQLPVLSGALFVFCNKGRDKLKILYWDQTGFALWYKRLERDKFKWPTRLTESTMELTEQQLHWLLSGFDVVGHQAMSLDNLSL; encoded by the coding sequence ATGAAGATGTTTGTTGATGTGCCTGATGTCTATTTACACCGCCAGTTTGTCGACTTTCGCAAATCCATTAATGGTTTATCGGCTTTGCTCGATAGTGAGCTGCAATTACCCGTGCTCTCTGGGGCTTTGTTTGTGTTTTGTAATAAAGGTCGCGATAAATTAAAAATTTTGTATTGGGATCAGACGGGTTTTGCGCTGTGGTATAAACGCCTTGAGCGAGATAAATTTAAGTGGCCAACAAGGTTAACTGAATCGACCATGGAGCTCACCGAGCAGCAATTACATTGGCTGTTATCTGGCTTTGATGTGGTGGGCCATCAAGCGATGAGCCTCGATAATTTGTCCTTATAA